The following proteins come from a genomic window of Dermacentor albipictus isolate Rhodes 1998 colony chromosome 8, USDA_Dalb.pri_finalv2, whole genome shotgun sequence:
- the LOC139049084 gene encoding uncharacterized protein — translation MDNSVPAALEQLDPGELDLRFPGLDVNIPCTAEAGADEGGPIPVFCCHLLERLSAWNRFLWHVGLQARELRAPGKLSLVRVVHMSGGGDLRQTERRRDARLLFQVLLQRHCCVVSVDLDEAMCEGSGLGEYRERVVSALQRSTSLQALTFDVLFCDCRWIREEMFGAIAKLTNLQELVFSGTGAATPVLLDAICTLLLDTTSLATLSMSRLVFDAEDRWRLVDALTSNVTVENLSLHGSIVHSYLPDGRSRFSIFLVESIRLRSLSLEGDNSDPDKTFEDLMCTIPPLVARGILRKLKLAGFLLSPDCVRQLAELVARKEGQLEHLDIGGCHWRAEPSPRSSIDAGTMDYEEAGPSSLKPACPWHDVLDDAARVRLPFLRLSFAGLEPENLATLFNTAATVEFLGTISLRDVALGQLKEVCRVVRETGMGNRVCIEGVYLVDSASLSMLKEFPEALRHVVITSLGEPRQEVFQNMVRLACTWYQLTALHLLLTQKVVCHATTIRMLSKYVSVATALKEFALTGCHRPDLSACLRAATRPHSVLLEAIFENVGIQALRIEKLRLGRANLRFVANEVVASETLCEVSLASSDQLENQQFVDFIAADLSENRTILRLRVLESADGEPQEGRFAVEDVLGRNMGYVTCAAHFVVFSAHLRRCEEAFETCSCSPALVEKVEDLAHVDAAEATRMVRSILE, via the exons ATGGACAACAGCGTACCCGCCGCTCTGGAACAGCTGGATCCCGGTGAACTAGATCTTCGGTTCCCGGGTTTAGACGTAAACATCCCTTGCACTGCGGAAGCCGGTGCCGACGAAGGCGGCCCCATTCCAGTGTTCTGCTGTCACCTTCTCGAACGGCTCTCCGCCTGGAATCGCTTCCTCTGGCACGTCGGCTTGCAGGCGCGAGAACTCCGGGCACCCGGAAAACTGTCCCTGGTGCGGGTGGTCCACATGAGCGGCGGCGGTGACCTCCGGCAGACAGAACGCCGTCGCGACGCACGGCTTCTCTTCCAGGTCCTCTTGCAGCGGCACTGCTGCGTCGTGAGCGTTGACCTCGACGAAGCCATGTGCGAGGGCAGCGGGCTCGGCGAGTACCGAGAACGGGTCGTCTCGGCGCTTCAGCGAAGCACGAGCCTGCAGGCGTTGACCTTCGACGTCCTCTTTTGCGACTGCAG ATGGATTCGAGAGGAGATGTTCGGTGCAATAGCCAAGCTGACGAACCTGCAAGAACTCGTGTTCTCGGGCACCGGCGCAGCAACCCCGGTCCTGCTAGACGCGATCTGTACGCTCCTCCTGGACACGACGAGTCTCGCCACCCTCTCGATGTCGCGACTCGTATTCGACGCCGAAGACAGGTGGCGCCTCGTCGACGCCCTCACGAGCAACGTCACCGTCGAGAACCTGTCCTTGCACGGCAGCATCGTGCACTCGTATCTCCCGGACGGAAGGTCGAGGTTCTCCATTTTCCTGGTCGAAAGCATTCGCCTGAGATCTCTGAGCCTGGAAGGCGACAACTCGGATCCTGACAAAACGTTCGAAGACCTAATGTGCACGATCCCGCCGCTGGTCGCTCGCGGCATCCTCCGCAAGCTCAAACTTGCCGGATTCCTCCTTAGCCCCGACTGCGTGCGCCAGCTCGCCGAACTCGTGGCTCGGAAGGAAGGGCAGCTCGAACACCTCGACATCGGCGGCTGCCACTGGAGGGCGGAGCCGTCGCCTCGGTCTTCGATCGACGCCGGAACGATGGACTACGAAGAAGCGGGTCCCTCCTCCCTGAAACCCGCCTGTCCCTGGCACGACGTGTTAGACGACGCCGCGCGTGTCCGACTCCCGTTTCTCCGGCTCAGCTTCGCGGGACTCGAGCCGGAGAACCTCGCAACTCTCTTCAACACTGCCGCCACTGTCGAGTTCCTCGGGACCATCTCGCTCAGAGACGTGGCGCTGGGCCAACTAAAGGAGGTGTGCAGAGTCGTCCGGGAAACCGGCATGGGCAACCGAGTCTGCATAGAAGGCGTGTACCTGGTCGACTCGGCGTCGCTAAGTATGCTAAAAGAGTTTCCGGAAGCGTTGCGTCACGTGGTCATCACTTCACTCGGCGAGCCGAGGCAGGAGGTGTTTCAAAACATGGTACGCCTGGCCTGTACCTGGTACCAGCTGACCGCGCTGCACCTCCTCCTTACACAGAAAGTCGTCTGCCACGCCACGACCATTCGCATGTTGAGCAAGTACGTTAGCGTCGCCACCGCGCTGAAAGAGTTCGCGCTGACAGGTTGTCACCGGCCAGACCTCAGTGCTTGTCTTCGAGCAGCGACGAGGCCTCACAGCGTTCTTCTCGAAGCCATCTTCGAGAACGTGGGCATCCAAGCGCTGCGAATCGAAAAGCTCCGTCTGGGCAGGGCCAACCTGCGCTTCGTGGCCAACGAGGTGGTCGCCAGCGAGACGCTGTGCGAGGTCTCCCTCGCGTCCTCGGACCAACTTGAGAACCAACAGTTCGTTGACTTCATCGCGGCAGACCTCAGCGAGAACAGGACCATCTTGCGTCTGCGAGTGTTGGAGTCTGCGGACGGAGAACCGCAGGAAGGGAGGTTCGCGGTCGAAGACGTCCTCGGTCGCAACATGGGATACGTCACGTGCGCGGCGCATTTCGTCGTCTTCAGCGCTCACTTGAGGCGCTGTGAGGAAGCCTTCGAGACTTGCTCCTGCAGTCCAGCCCTGGTCGAGAAAGTCGAGGACCTCGCGCACGTGGACGCTGCCGAGGCGACGCGCATGGTTCGAAGCATTCTGGAATAG